Genomic segment of Candidatus Chlorohelix allophototropha:
CATATCGGTTTCGTAGCGACCAAATTCGGGATGAAATTGGGGTGGTTGCACCTTAAATATTACATCGACTTGTTGGTACAATTCTTTGGCGTTATTTACTAATTGTGCACCCGCTGCTTCATATTCTTTATCGCTACAAAATGCCAATTTACCGGCGCACTTTTCCACAAAAACTTCGTGATTTTGTTTTTTTAGAACCACAACAAGACCGGGCACCAGTGCCACCCTAGTTTCACCGAGATATATTTCTTTTGGAATACCGATTTTCATTTCATTTTCTCATTTCTTTCACTATGAAAATTTGTTGTGATTCAGGAACGAAAACAGCTTGTATCTTTGATAGCGCAAGGGAGGGGAAATTATTCTAATGATACCGAAATGATTCAGGAGATTTTGACCAAAAATAAAATAGGGCAGAGGATTTATAGTCTGAGAAACGCAGGTTATATTAAAAAAATGAGCGGGTAATCGGCAAGCAGTTTGCCCGCCAGCGTAACGGTAGAAGTCCTTATTTACTGGGTTAGTTCCTACGGAACTAATCGGCGAAACGAATATCTTGTTCAAAACCTTCACCCCTTTACCAGCGCCATTGAATGGTTTGAGGTGATTATCAAGATGTTTTAATACTGGATTCGCCTACTTTTTAAAAGCCTTTCCAAAACTTGATAACCTTTTTTACTCCATTAATCATAAGTTATAAGAATCAATAATGAGGTCTAAGTCGGTAAATATAGGGTAGATAGACATAAAAAACCTTTCCGCTGCTTCTCTACAACTGGAAAGGTTTTAAGTAGTTTTCAGAAATTTACTTTAAGCTTAATGAGGTATTATCGAGAATAGGAACTTGGTTTTCACCATACCCCACAACAGTAGCACCGAAGCAAGCAGCGCGAAACCATAAAAGAAATAGGGTAGGTCTCTCACGCCCGGTATGTTGTAGAAAATGACAATGATAACTAGGTGCATAGCGAAGGAGTAAAGGCTAACCTCACCAATTGGGATTAATAGCCACCCCAACACAGGTTGCAATAGTTTCCATAGCCAAGTAGCTGCCAGAAAAAGCCCCTGGAAGATTACGAAGATAGCAAATATGCGCTCCGGTGGAAGTAAAGCTTTATCGTGCATGTCGGCGATGTAGAAATGCACATCAATTGACCCGAAGATTGTTTCTACTCCACCGTTAATTTCGGCTATATACAAACTCACCAGCATTACCGACATAGCGCCGATTGCCATTGAGTAATATCTATACAGGTTGCCCTTTGCACTGAAAAAGTTAGCTATTGCTTGGCGGTGGTAGCCCATTACCATTGCGGTAACGAATAGCGCTTGCCAAGAAGCCAGCGGAAAGTTGCTGGCAAAAGGCAAGCTAAAGTTGCTTGGATAATACATATTAGCAAACCAGATAACCCAGCTTACTATCAATACATGCTTGGCTTTGCCTTCTTGTAGTAGGAAGAGAATTAGAGGGCTAATCGCTAGGAAAAGCACGTACATAAACAGAATACTAGAACCATGATAGGCAAACCGCATTGTCAGCGTACCGAGTAACAAATCAATCGGGTCTGTAATCTGACTCCATTGCCGATCAGCCCATAATTGTAGCGGAGAATAGTTTGCCAGTAGCACAAAAAACAGGGTTAATCCCACTGCCAGCCAATATATTTTTAAGGCGCGTTTCAGTATTTTGGTACTGGCAACCCGCAAGCCTTCTTTTTCGATAACCTTGAAATAAACTATGCCTAGGATAAAGCCGCTTATGATAACGAAACCTTCGGCGGCGCTTATATAAAATTCTCCCCGCGCAGTGAGGAAGTAAACCCAACTATCCGGTCCAAATACCCCGATATGATCCATCAGCATTACAAATAGGCTTAAGCCTCGCAAAAAATCAAGGCGTAAATCCCGTGAACTTGCTACTGCTGTTTCATATTTCCAACGCCAGCGCACTCCTTTAGCAGTAGTTACTGCTGTTGCACCTGCAAGCTTACCTTGCAAATTGGATTCTTTAGCGGATAACATCTATATTTATACTCCTAAAAACTAATAAAAAAACGAAAGCTACGGATACTTTATTTAAACTTTCGCTATATCTGAGGCTATCGTTGTCTACGAGTTAAGCAAGTAATTTGTTTTCACAAATTCTCTCTATTTTATATATTAATTTTATCTTTCATTTGTAAAATGAATGTAAAATCCACTCAAGGAAAAGGTAAAATCACACTTATATGATGTTCATACCAATACATCACTGATGTTACATTTACTACTACTAATACATTCAAATAGGTTTTGCTACCGTACAGATATAAAGGAGAGGAAAAGGAGGAGAAGGTTGAGGCAGAGTGGTAAACTGTAGTTTTCTTACCGACCAAAGTAGAAAGCAAAAGGATACCAAAATGAGTGACAACCTTCGCCGACATCGTGCCATAAAACAGCAATTGTTGCAACTCCACCCACAAGCGCAGGGGCGCGAATTACAATATTTAACAATTCTAGCGATGGTGATCAGTGGGATTGTAGGTAGTCGGCATAGTGCGTTGCCTAATATCGCCGCCAAAGTGCCAGATAAAACTAAACGGGAAAGCCGCATCATCCGAATGCGCCGATTGCTCAAAAATGATAACTTTAACCAAAAAGTGGTGTATGCTCCTTTCGCCAAACAATTGCTGAGTAGCCTGTGTCATTGTCCACTGGTACTGGTGATAGATGGCAGTCAGGTTGGTGCTGGTGGAATGGGCTTAGTAATCAGTGTAGTATATCAGGGGCGGGCTTTACCTTTGGGTTGGTTGGTGGTTAAGGCTAAAAAGGGACATTTAGCTCAAGCTTTGCACATCAGATTGTTAAAGCAAGTTCACTCGTTGGTTCCGTCTGGTAGCCAAGTAGTCTTTTTGGGTGATGGTGAATTCGATGGCTGTCGTTTGTTAAGACGGTTAGATTATTACGGTTGGCAGTATGTCTGTCGTACTGCTAAAAATAGCCAGGTCTGGTTGGATGAACAAGCTCATTATGCCATCAGTAAGTTAGGGGTTCAGCCTGGTCAGGTAGTGAGTCAGAGCGGCGTAGCATTCAGCAAACACGAGTACGGACCAGTACTGGTCATAGCGGTCTGGCAAAAGCCTTACCGTGAGCCACTTTATCTGGTGAGTAATTTGGCTCTAGCCCAGGAAGCAATCCGGTACTACAAAAAGAGGTTTAGGATTGAAACCTTCTTTTCCGATAGCAAGAGCCGAGGGTTTCGGCTGGACAAGAGCCATTTGGATGACCCTAAACGGCTAGAAAGGTTATTGTTAGCGGCTTGTCTGGCTTATCTTTGGATTGTACATCTGGGTACGATAGCTTTAGCTGAAGGCTGGAACCGGGTCATTCATCGCACCGAACGACTGGATTTGAGCCTGTTCAATTTAGGTTTGAACCTGCTTGAGCATTTTTTGAATGAACATTTACCCTTACCAGTCGCCTTTATCCCTTTTCTTTTAGAGGATTTCTAATTGTGTACGGTAGCAAAAAATAGGTTTAAGATAAGTATATGTCTGAAAACTTAATGAAAATATGGCGGCGACTCTGGCTGGAATTAGTAATCGCCTTCGACTTTGTTCGAGGTTTTTTCGAGCCGTTTATGGCTTATCGAATTGGTTATCTAGTGATAGTAAAGCGTCGTTATCGCCGCCCATGGACTACAACTCTAAAAGATGGCACTACCTTGCGCCGAGGTGATAAAATAATCAGACTGCATATGAAGCTTTTTATGCCACGCTTCAGGGGTGCCGACAATGATTTATCTTATTCACGTTATCTATATCGGTTATTAGCGCCCGAAATGCCTAATCTCGCTGCTTTATTAAGGGTTGACCCCGCTTGGTCTGATTTTAAGGCAATCATGGGTCAATCTCACGTAGTAGGAAAATATACCGAAAAATTAGGCTTTGAAACCAGAGCAATACCAGATTGGTGGATTGTGGTGGTGGATTTGCTTGGTCGTGGTGCAATGCTCCTAACCGATCCCACGCCACGTTGCTTGTTGAAGATTCTGAAGCCGCATGGAGTACGAAAACCACGCGAAACTTGGATTGGCTGTTCCACTTTAGTTGCACTTCACAACGATACTCAAGTAGAACCGCCCCGCTTGCGCCGATTATTCAAGTATTTTTGACAAGGAGAGCTTAAATGGCTGAAGGAAAAATAGAGCATAAATTACGCGAACTGGGTATTGAGTTACCACCTATCTTTAATGTTCCTCCCGGCATGAATTTCTTGCGTTATGTACAAACCGGTGATCTTCTTTTTATTGCCGGACATGGCCCTACGGGTTCTGATGGGAGACTCGCTTATCAAGGTAAGGTAGGAGGAGAGGTGAGCTTGGAGGAGGGTTATAAAGCCGCACGCTTGACCGGTTTGAATCTTCTTTCAACGCTAAAAGAGGCACTTGGAGACCTTGATAGGGTCGTAAAGTTCGTAAAGGTTTTAGGTATGGTCAATGCAGTGGAAGGTTTTGGACAGCAACCTTATGTAATCAACGGCGCTTCCGATTTGTTTGTGGCAGTGTTTGGTGAAGAAATAGGCAAGCATGCCCGTTCAGCGGTGGGGATGGGCGGCTTGCCTAACAATATGCCGATTGAAATTGAAATGATTGTACAGGTAAGGTAATTTGTCCATGCTATTCCGAGTCGGGATGCTTTTTCAATATAAGCATCCCGACTTTTAATTATGACCATGAGTTTTTACCACCGTATCTTTTGTTTTCGCGCTTGGATCTCCTGTTACTGTAAAAGTTACGCTGGCTTTTAAAGTTACACTTCGCGTATTGCTAGCATCATTCTTGAATGTAATTCCGCCGATATTCCAAGAATAGCTCCAGTCATTCCCACTACTATTAGTCATTAATGCGGCAGTACCGATAGACGTTACTGAATTTGTTTGCACGGTATAATTAAAGCTAACCCCATTGCTGGAATTAATAGTAACTCCACTAAAAGGTATTACAGTAGCAGTCAGATTACGAGTTGATAGTGCGCCCGTTTGAATATAAGAGTCATACGGGTTTGGTTGTACATCGTATGGTTTCCATAAGACAACCGCGCCCATATTAGCATCAAAAGAGCCTTTCCAATTTGGACTCATCTGGGCGAAAAGCTTTCCATCCCAATCGCTACAAGTAACAGCGTCCAGTGTAGCGGGTGCAGCTTCGGTGCAATACTGGATGCCTAGCGAAACTTTCCGGTCGGTTGCATTATTTATTAGGTTTGTGGTTATACCAGTTTCATCCAAAGGCCAAAATGCTGATAAATTCCATTGCAATAGTCCCGATGAAATAACCGCATTGGAGGGCGTGCTGGTATCATCGGTACGAATCCCTAATAATATCCGGTTTGCCGGAGTTGGACTATTGGTAGGATAAGCAAATATTCTCACCAACTTGACCGAATCAAGCGCACTTAGCTCAATTAAAGCCTGTGGCGAAGAATTAAAATAATCGCTGGCTTTTGGCTCTGTTCCGGGCTGATTATCGGTCAGGTTAGAGCTACTCAGATTGAAGCGTGCGCCACCAAGAGTCAGACCGCTAATACTGGATAGGTTGCCCGCTAATCCCGGAGATTGACACCCGGAATCATCCGGTGAGGCTGTGGTACAGAGTCGCCAGCTTAGAGTTATTCCATTTTGCGGGTCTATTTTTGGCGTGTCAGAAGTATGATCCCATGTAACAGTCCAAGGTCCAGACCCGGTAGGCAAAATACTTTTAGGTCCTGATATTGTGCTTAATGCGGTGGTGGTACTAACTCCCGAAGAGTTTTTGTAATTGACATCAAACATTACCCGCTTGATTAAAGCCGCATTTGTAGGAATGGCAACCGTAAATGTAGTCACACTGGAAAGCATCAAATAATTCGCGGAGGTAGGCGAACCGCTTAGCGGAGCTAATTGTACAGGCGCTGCTCCTTTACTGTTCATGCTGACCGTCATGTTTATCAGCTTAATTTTAAGCTGAACAATATTGGTAGAACCGCTATATGGAACGCCACTGGAAACAGGTCCCCATAATGGTACGGCTGTAATGTATAAGGTGTCGGTAAGTAAATCGACTGTGGCTTTTAGCTGTTGCAAATTAAGAACCAGATTCCCGGTTGCCTGCTGAGTTGTGGCGTTTACCTGAGAATTTTGCAGCGCTAATGTAGGGGTTATATTACCCGCTTGGTCACTCAGAATCCATCTAACCCCACCAACATTATTTCCGGTTACGGTAGCAGTTAGCGGAATCGTAATTGAGGTAAGCGGTGACGCGGTACTATCGAAGGCGATTGGTAAAACGTTTGTCACATTATAAGGGCTAGTACCGTTGACAATGACATTGCTTACCTGTGGTTCAGGTATGGTCACACTAGTGTAGCCCGTAACGTCCTTAGCTTGGCACACTTGAGAATCTAATTCTCCCTGACCCCAGCAAATCCGGTAGGTCAACTTGACTCCCGGTTGTGGCGGGATCGTGGCGGTATTCCAGACATAGCTAACGGTATCCGATAATACTTTATTATTTATTGTTGTCAGCGAGGTTGTAATAACAGTAGTTGGATTGGTAGGGTCGGTTAGATAAGTTGCCAACAGAATAATAGAAGATGCCCCGCGCCCTGTAACCGTACCCGTTATAGTGGTGTTCAGGCTGAGGGTGGTAGATACAGGTGGTGTAAAATTAACCGCCGCTTCCGGTACATTCCAGTTCAGCGGGGTAGTATTAAACGGGCCACAATAGCCACTGCTATTACAGGCTTTCAACTTTATAATAATTTGCTGATTTGGCTTGATTCCCAAAGCCGATGAATCAAAGGTAATCCCAAAATTATTGGTGCTGTTGGCATCGGTGCTTAGTAGTACGTCCGCGCGCGCCGTACCATCATTTGCCTGATAGGTAACATAATAGCGAATTGATGTTACTCTTGCAGTCGGTGTGCCGGATACATTCAAAATAGTAGGTTTGGATAAATCGGTTGGTACAGGCGTGGCAAACTGAGCGATTAAATCGGGAATAGTACCCTGTACCGCCGCTTGCACCGGATAACAGAAAATGCCCGTAGCATTTCCATCCCAGCATATTTTAGGGGTAAAGGTGATTGGTTGAGGAGGCCATGCCGCCGTGTTTATTTGTATTGACCATGTAGCAGTGCCGTTTGAAACTGCGCTAAGCGTTGCCGTGTCGTTTTTCTCTACCTGTTGTCCACCTGCCGTCGGGATATATTTATAATTTACAAATACTACGGTACTGGCACTGCTGATTTTAGCAGCGGAACCGCTTAATGCCACTAACACCGGTAAACTGGCTTGATCCGTGCTACTCAATGGGCTAACCGTTAGCGTAGGCGCTTCTACGGTAAAGGCAGCAGGTAACTGATTAGTAGGGGTAGTACAATTAGCCACATTATCGTCAGTACCCCAGCATACTTTAGCATCAAGGATGATGCCGGTTTGAGGTGGGATTCCCGTAGTATTCCACTTCACCGTATTATTATTAGCTGCGTTAGCCTTATCTAGCGTTTTAGAAACTGTTGCATTGGTTGTATCATTGTAGGTGTAAGTATAGGTGATATGATCATAAACGCCTGTAACCTGTGCGCTCAATGTAACCGTTCCTACTAACTTGTCGGAATTAGGACTCAGGGTAATAGTTGCTGCGGGTTTGGGAATACTCAAACCTGCCAGTGGTTGTACCAGTTTGATACAACTGCCTTCATCGGCAGTCCAACACAATTTACCGCCGATCTCGATCGGGGTTTGCGGTGGTAAAGTTGAGATATCCCACGTTACGCCCCAACTATTGCCCGCATTTGCTTGTCCGGGTATGGGTAATTCCGCAATACTTCCACCAACACTCGCAATGTATTTGGCTGTAAAGCTCACATGATTAGGCGCAGCTAGCCCGGTAGGTATAACGGTAACTCTTATATCCACCGTTTTACCGTTTAATGGTCCCGGAATAGGCGAAACAAATTGTACAGTAGGGGTGGGCTGTTGGATTATGACAACGGTCACCGGCACTTGCACCGCCCCGTTGTTATATACAATGTTAAATGTGCCGTTTACCGGAGCTTGGGTGAGGTTAAAGGCATTAAGGCTCACGATTAGCTGCGTATTGCCGCTAGGCGGGATTGTACCCGACTGCAAGTTAAATTTTAGTAAGGACGCTAAAGCCCCACTTGGTTGCTGAATATTCCATGCGACTGGTCCTTGCCCACTGTTTGAGAGTTGTAGGAATGTTTGGTTAGTGAAAGCATCGAAATTCAAAGAATTTGGCGCTACTGCCAATACACCGGGCAGCGCAGTAGGTTGTGGAGTTGTATTTGCTCCTCCGCCTGTTCCATTATTGCCACCTTGTTGGTCACCACCGGGGGCAGTGGTCTGGTTGGCATTGCCGCTCTGATTAGTACCTTGACCTGTGGTAGTAGGGATTAGCGAGAAAGTAAGGTTGCCTTCTGGAGTATGATTGCCTGCGCCATCAGTAGCACGGTAAAGAATAGAATAATCACCCGCTTTTTCAATTGTAATCGGCACTGCAACAATGTCGTTATTATAAGGTTTCCAATCATCTTGGTTGATTTTATACTCTATAAGAGCGATGCCACTTAAATTATCGGAAGCCTTAAATTCGAGGGATATTTTGTTTCTGGCTATAAGTTGATTACCCTGCGCTCCGGTTGGGTCAAAGTCGCTCAATTTAGGACGTACCAAATCCAGCCGTGGTGGGGTTTTGTCGATTATAAAATGAGCAGTAATCCGGTTAGTGCCGTTATCCAGTACAAGCGTATATGCGCCCTCTTTCTCGATAAGGTCACCCGATGTCACATTTACATTGGTTTCAAGTCCGGCACTGGGCAAAAGGTTGCCATCAGTGGTGTTAGTAGTCAGCATATTCAAGGAGGCGCTGACTTTGGTTGTATCTGAGACTTGATAATTAAGCGGTACTGATTGGGTATATAGCTTGCCATCCACTGGGCTTGTCAGAGTTATTCCAGTTTGCTGGGTGGTAGTAGTGTCGAGTCGCCCTTGACAACCGCTTTGACCCGCTGCTCCGTAATTTATCAACCAGCGTAATTGGTAGCCTTTCTCCATGTAGTAGGCAAGCGATTTGTAGCTGGTACCATCCCAAGGGTCATTAATCCGATAGGTAGCCGCAATGTTGTCCGAGCCGCTAACCACTACTACAAATTGTGTTCCGGTTTGCCCACCGAGAAAGCCTACCACGGCGGGTTGCCCTGATTTCAGGATGGAGTTGAGCGAATCCCAGTTAAAGTCCTGACGTTGTGCTCCGGATAAAACTCCCTTGCTACAGCGAACGGCAGTAAGCGACCAATCCATCGGAATTGCATCGGGACCTAAGCAACTATTTAACTGGTCGGGGTCGGTATCTGCCTTGTTATAGTTCAGTAGCATTGCAGCGGTGGTAATGGCACAACCGGAATCGCCAATTTTAAATGTCTGTGTGCCGATTTGGCTATTACGCCAGCGCGGGTCATTCTGGCTGTAATTTATAACAAAACAATCACCGCCGGGGGCGGGAGCAGGGGTAAGGTCTTTGGTAGGTACTTGTTGGAATCTATCGGTAACAATCGCAAAGTTTTGGGTTTGTGCTATTTTTGGAATAGCGTTGACTTTTTTATCGTTTACATTGACCGTGAAGGGGTTATTGATGCTATTTGAATTAACAATGATACGCGAATTGTCGGTTGACCAGCAAAGAGGCCCATCCTGACCGGGATCACCATAAAAATATTCAGGTACTAGTTGGTCGGGTGTGCCAAGTGATATTTCGCGCTCTCTACCACTCGCTGCAACCTTGAACAATTCAAGTTTATTGGTATTACGAACTATATAACTCAATTGGGTGCTATCCGCAGACCAAGTTGGGCGGGTAGTCCATAATCCACTGGCAACACTTACCGCTCTGGTTTTGGAGCGTGAGTTAAGGTCTAGTACATTGATTGCAGCATTGTCTAAAGCCTCGTTTTTTGCGGTTATATATGCCAATTTACGTCCATCCGGTGAAATAGACATCAGGCTGGCAAAATTACCGGGTAAAACATCTACCGATTCCTGAAAAACACTTCGCGGGTGCGAGCCATCGGGTTGTACTATTATTATATCGGTGGCAGTTTCGCCCATTCTGAGAGTAGCGCGCAGGTTTATATTAGCGGGTGTGCAAATAGCAGGCGGTAGAACCTGATTGCTTGTAGTAGTTTGCGTATTGGTAGGCCACATCAAAATAAGTAGCATTATCACGAAAGCTACCGGCAATAGCAGCGCCAGCGCCAGTAAAACCGGGCTTAATACAACAGCACGTAACCACGGTAAAGTACACGCTTGATTAAGCACCCCGTTTGTTTCGGTGGTCTGTCCTTCGATACCCACTGTGAAGTCGTACATCCGGGGAGAGCCAACCCAATTACGCCTGCGTAGCTTTATTTCAAGCGAACTGGCGGTTATTTCTGCTTGTGGCGGGATTGTCACTACCGGGGGATTAATCAGAATTTCCATTCCCTGCACATTGGTACGTGCATACAATTTCAGGTTAACCGGCTGGTACTGATTATTGGAAATCCCGATCTGACATATGGCGGTTTTTTTGCGAGTTTGTACCTCTTGCGGTTGTAATTTGAGTTCTTGTGTTACCTGTTTTATTTCTTCAACATTGAGCAATAAGGGCTGGCTGGCTATTATACCCGGCTGGCTGCTACTACCGACCAACAACACGGGAGCATAAGTACCGGGTGCGGCATTGGCTGGTAAGTTGAATCTTAGTATTGTAGAGCCTTCGTTGCCGGGGGAATCAGGATATAAAAGCATCTCAAGTTGATCGAGTTGCGCCCATCCGGCGGTAAGCTCACCTATGCCAAGCTCAAAACGTTCTACCCCTTGCGTATTATTAATCAAGGTGACGGTAAGCTCGGCGCTTCCACCCGGTTTTAAGGTTATTTGTTCAGATGAAAGCTTTAGCTCAACTTTCTGGCTCAACCGTAAACTCCTATTGCATTTATAAATTCCAGCTATAGCTAACTATTAGTCATTGCAAAGTTAAAGCCCGGAGTACCGCTTACTGCTACAGACACATTGTAACTACCCGTAGTTGCATTGGCTTTGAAATTACCCGCATCGGCAAAACCGCCGCCGGAAGAAGTAATTGTAATTGTACGGGTGGTATTACTGAATGTACCACTCGCGCCTGCTGCTGGCGCGGTAAAAACTACCGAAACACCATCAACACCATTCCCATATATATCACGTACAACTACCCTCAATGGTTGCGCAAAGGTGCTACCCGCCGCAACAGATTGTGATGCAGGTATAGTTGGGCTGTCATTTGCAACTGTAGCAGGCGCTCCGGCATTATTAGTCA
This window contains:
- a CDS encoding RidA family protein; the encoded protein is MAEGKIEHKLRELGIELPPIFNVPPGMNFLRYVQTGDLLFIAGHGPTGSDGRLAYQGKVGGEVSLEEGYKAARLTGLNLLSTLKEALGDLDRVVKFVKVLGMVNAVEGFGQQPYVINGASDLFVAVFGEEIGKHARSAVGMGGLPNNMPIEIEMIVQVR
- a CDS encoding IS4 family transposase — encoded protein: MSDNLRRHRAIKQQLLQLHPQAQGRELQYLTILAMVISGIVGSRHSALPNIAAKVPDKTKRESRIIRMRRLLKNDNFNQKVVYAPFAKQLLSSLCHCPLVLVIDGSQVGAGGMGLVISVVYQGRALPLGWLVVKAKKGHLAQALHIRLLKQVHSLVPSGSQVVFLGDGEFDGCRLLRRLDYYGWQYVCRTAKNSQVWLDEQAHYAISKLGVQPGQVVSQSGVAFSKHEYGPVLVIAVWQKPYREPLYLVSNLALAQEAIRYYKKRFRIETFFSDSKSRGFRLDKSHLDDPKRLERLLLAACLAYLWIVHLGTIALAEGWNRVIHRTERLDLSLFNLGLNLLEHFLNEHLPLPVAFIPFLLEDF
- the opgC gene encoding OpgC domain-containing protein, which encodes MLSAKESNLQGKLAGATAVTTAKGVRWRWKYETAVASSRDLRLDFLRGLSLFVMLMDHIGVFGPDSWVYFLTARGEFYISAAEGFVIISGFILGIVYFKVIEKEGLRVASTKILKRALKIYWLAVGLTLFFVLLANYSPLQLWADRQWSQITDPIDLLLGTLTMRFAYHGSSILFMYVLFLAISPLILFLLQEGKAKHVLIVSWVIWFANMYYPSNFSLPFASNFPLASWQALFVTAMVMGYHRQAIANFFSAKGNLYRYYSMAIGAMSVMLVSLYIAEINGGVETIFGSIDVHFYIADMHDKALLPPERIFAIFVIFQGLFLAATWLWKLLQPVLGWLLIPIGEVSLYSFAMHLVIIVIFYNIPGVRDLPYFFYGFALLASVLLLWGMVKTKFLFSIIPH
- a CDS encoding YkoP family protein, with product MSENLMKIWRRLWLELVIAFDFVRGFFEPFMAYRIGYLVIVKRRYRRPWTTTLKDGTTLRRGDKIIRLHMKLFMPRFRGADNDLSYSRYLYRLLAPEMPNLAALLRVDPAWSDFKAIMGQSHVVGKYTEKLGFETRAIPDWWIVVVDLLGRGAMLLTDPTPRCLLKILKPHGVRKPRETWIGCSTLVALHNDTQVEPPRLRRLFKYF
- a CDS encoding OmpL47-type beta-barrel domain-containing protein — encoded protein: MSQKVELKLSSEQITLKPGGSAELTVTLINNTQGVERFELGIGELTAGWAQLDQLEMLLYPDSPGNEGSTILRFNLPANAAPGTYAPVLLVGSSSQPGIIASQPLLLNVEEIKQVTQELKLQPQEVQTRKKTAICQIGISNNQYQPVNLKLYARTNVQGMEILINPPVVTIPPQAEITASSLEIKLRRRNWVGSPRMYDFTVGIEGQTTETNGVLNQACTLPWLRAVVLSPVLLALALLLPVAFVIMLLILMWPTNTQTTTSNQVLPPAICTPANINLRATLRMGETATDIIIVQPDGSHPRSVFQESVDVLPGNFASLMSISPDGRKLAYITAKNEALDNAAINVLDLNSRSKTRAVSVASGLWTTRPTWSADSTQLSYIVRNTNKLELFKVAASGREREISLGTPDQLVPEYFYGDPGQDGPLCWSTDNSRIIVNSNSINNPFTVNVNDKKVNAIPKIAQTQNFAIVTDRFQQVPTKDLTPAPAPGGDCFVINYSQNDPRWRNSQIGTQTFKIGDSGCAITTAAMLLNYNKADTDPDQLNSCLGPDAIPMDWSLTAVRCSKGVLSGAQRQDFNWDSLNSILKSGQPAVVGFLGGQTGTQFVVVVSGSDNIAATYRINDPWDGTSYKSLAYYMEKGYQLRWLINYGAAGQSGCQGRLDTTTTQQTGITLTSPVDGKLYTQSVPLNYQVSDTTKVSASLNMLTTNTTDGNLLPSAGLETNVNVTSGDLIEKEGAYTLVLDNGTNRITAHFIIDKTPPRLDLVRPKLSDFDPTGAQGNQLIARNKISLEFKASDNLSGIALIEYKINQDDWKPYNNDIVAVPITIEKAGDYSILYRATDGAGNHTPEGNLTFSLIPTTTGQGTNQSGNANQTTAPGGDQQGGNNGTGGGANTTPQPTALPGVLAVAPNSLNFDAFTNQTFLQLSNSGQGPVAWNIQQPSGALASLLKFNLQSGTIPPSGNTQLIVSLNAFNLTQAPVNGTFNIVYNNGAVQVPVTVVIIQQPTPTVQFVSPIPGPLNGKTVDIRVTVIPTGLAAPNHVSFTAKYIASVGGSIAELPIPGQANAGNSWGVTWDISTLPPQTPIEIGGKLCWTADEGSCIKLVQPLAGLSIPKPAATITLSPNSDKLVGTVTLSAQVTGVYDHITYTYTYNDTTNATVSKTLDKANAANNNTVKWNTTGIPPQTGIILDAKVCWGTDDNVANCTTPTNQLPAAFTVEAPTLTVSPLSSTDQASLPVLVALSGSAAKISSASTVVFVNYKYIPTAGGQQVEKNDTATLSAVSNGTATWSIQINTAAWPPQPITFTPKICWDGNATGIFCYPVQAAVQGTIPDLIAQFATPVPTDLSKPTILNVSGTPTARVTSIRYYVTYQANDGTARADVLLSTDANSTNNFGITFDSSALGIKPNQQIIIKLKACNSSGYCGPFNTTPLNWNVPEAAVNFTPPVSTTLSLNTTITGTVTGRGASSIILLATYLTDPTNPTTVITTSLTTINNKVLSDTVSYVWNTATIPPQPGVKLTYRICWGQGELDSQVCQAKDVTGYTSVTIPEPQVSNVIVNGTSPYNVTNVLPIAFDSTASPLTSITIPLTATVTGNNVGGVRWILSDQAGNITPTLALQNSQVNATTQQATGNLVLNLQQLKATVDLLTDTLYITAVPLWGPVSSGVPYSGSTNIVQLKIKLINMTVSMNSKGAAPVQLAPLSGSPTSANYLMLSSVTTFTVAIPTNAALIKRVMFDVNYKNSSGVSTTTALSTISGPKSILPTGSGPWTVTWDHTSDTPKIDPQNGITLSWRLCTTASPDDSGCQSPGLAGNLSSISGLTLGGARFNLSSSNLTDNQPGTEPKASDYFNSSPQALIELSALDSVKLVRIFAYPTNSPTPANRILLGIRTDDTSTPSNAVISSGLLQWNLSAFWPLDETGITTNLINNATDRKVSLGIQYCTEAAPATLDAVTCSDWDGKLFAQMSPNWKGSFDANMGAVVLWKPYDVQPNPYDSYIQTGALSTRNLTATVIPFSGVTINSSNGVSFNYTVQTNSVTSIGTAALMTNSSGNDWSYSWNIGGITFKNDASNTRSVTLKASVTFTVTGDPSAKTKDTVVKTHGHN